The Cervus canadensis isolate Bull #8, Minnesota chromosome X, ASM1932006v1, whole genome shotgun sequence genome contains a region encoding:
- the LOC122434650 gene encoding calcium-binding and coiled-coil domain-containing protein 2-like: protein MEETVEDPPTSAVLLDHCHFSQVIFNSVEKFYIPGGDITCYYTLTQHFIPHRKDWIGIFRVGWKTTREYYTFMWVTLPVDLNSESAKQQEVQFKAYYLPKDDEYYQFCYVDQDGVVRGASIPFQFRPENEEDTLVVTTQGEVEEIEQHNKELCKENRELKDSCVSLQKQNSDMQATLQKKQEELETLKSINKKLEQTMKEQKDCWEMELLQLKEQNQKMSSENEKMGVRVDQLQAQLSNQGKEIEKLVQGVQDKTEQLEHLQEENGQLFLSLTEQREHQKKLEQTVEEMKQRETTAAKKQQELMDQNMDLSKRLSENKMIYNVLQREKEKMEEENDFLKRENSRLLSYMGLDCDSLSYQVPTSNQGGTRQDPGLVFGNPYSGIQESSAPSLLSIKKCPTCKSDFPDDVFDHNLALEQHLQTPSLSCPICDKTFSAKEKQIFEDHVFCHTL from the coding sequence ATGGAAGAGACAGTAGAAGATCCCCCCACATCAGCTGTCTTGCTGGACCACTGTCATTTCTCTCAGGTCATCTTTAACAGTGTGGAGAAGTTCTACATCCCTGGGGGGGACATCACGTGCTATTACACCCTCACCCAACATTTCATTCCCCATCGAAAGGATTGGATTGGCATCTTTAGAGTTGGATGGAAGACAACCCGCGAGTACTACACCTTCATGTGGGTTACTTTGCCCGTCGACCTAAACAGTGAATCAGCCAAACAGCAGGAAGTCCAGTTCAAAGCTTATTACCTGCCCAAGGATGACGAGTATTACCAGTTCTGCTATGTGGATCAGGATGGTGTGGTCCGGGGAGCAAGTATCCCTTTCCAGTTCCgtccagaaaatgaagaggacacCCTGGTTGTTACCACTCAGGGTGAGGTGGAAGAAATTGAGCAGCACAACAAGGAGCTTTGCAAAGAAAACCGGGAGCTGAAGGACAGCTGTGTCAGCCTCCAGAAGCAAAACTCAGACATGCAGGCCACGCTCCAAAAGAAGCAGGAGGAGCTGGAAACCCTGAAAAGCATCAATAAGAAGTTGGAACAGACAATGAAAGAACAGAAGGACTGTTGGGAGATGGAGCTGCTTCAACTGAAAGAACAAAATCAGAAGATGTCCTCAGAAAATGAGAAGATGGGAGTCAGGGTGGATCAGCTTCAGGCTCAGCTGTCAAATCaagggaaagaaatagagaagcTTGTTCAGGGAGTTCAAGATAAGACGGAGCAGCTGGAGCACCTGCAAGAGGAAAATGGCCAGCTCTTTCTCAGTTTAACTGAGCAGAGGGAGCACCAGAAGAAGCTTGAGCAGACAGTGGAggagatgaagcagagagaaactaCTGCAGCAAAGAAACAACAGGAGTTAATGGACCAGAACATGGACCTGTCAAAAAGACTGAGTGAGAACAAGATGATATATAATGTtctacagagagagaaagagaaaatggaagaagaaaatgattttttgaagAGAGAGAACAGCAGACTGCTGAGTTACATGGGTCTGGACTGTGACTCTTTGTCATATCAAGTGCCCACTTCGAATCAAGGAGGTACAAGACAAGACCCAGGACTTGTCTTTGGAAACCCATATTCTGGTATCCAAGAAAGTTCTGCCCCAAGCCTGCTCTCCATCAAGAAATGCCCCACCTGCAAATCAGACTTTCCTGATGATGTTTTTGATCACAACTTGGCCTTGGAGCAGCACCTGCAGACCCCTAGTTTGAGTTGTCCAATATGTGACAAGACCTTCTCAGCAAAAGAGAAGCAGATCTTTGAAGACCATGTATTCTGCCACACTCTCTAA